The following is a genomic window from Streptomyces sp. NBC_01381.
GACAGCGGGAACACGCGGACGTGCTCACCGGGGGCGTGCCGGCCGTTGTAGAGCTGCCACAGCTCGGGGCGCTGGCGGCGCGGGTCCCACTGCGAGAACTCGTCCCGGAGGCTGAACACCCGCTCCTTGGCGCGCGCCTTCTCCTCGTCGCGGCGCCCGCCGCCGAAGACCGCGTCGAACTTCTCGCTCTGGATCTTCTCGGTGAGCGGCACGGTCTGGAGGGGGTTACGCGTCCCGTCGGGCCGCTCCCGCAGCTTCCCGGCGTCGATGTAGTCCTGCACGGAGGCGACGTGCAGCCGCAGCCCGTGCTCGGCGACCACGCGGTCGCGGTACTCGATGACCTCGGGGAAGTTGTGCCCGGTGTCGACGTGCAGGAGCGAGAAGGGCACCGCCGCGGGGGCGAACGCCTTCAGCGCCAGGTGCAGCATGACGATCGAGTCCTTGCCGCCGGAGAACAGAATCACCGGCCGCTCGAACTCGCCCGCCACCTCACGGAAGATGTGCACCGCCTCGGATTCGAGGGCGTCCAGGTGAGACAGCGCGTACGGGCTGTCCGTCCCCTCGGTCACGGTGGCCACGGTGGTCGTCATGCCAGACCCCTTTCGATGAGCAGCGCGCGCAAGGCCGCCGCGGACTCCTGCACGGTCTGGTCCTGGGACTCGATGCGCAGATCGGGCGACTCGGGTGCCTCGTACGGGTCGTCGACCCCGGTGAGCCCGGAGATCTCGCCCGCCGCCTGCTTGGCGTACAGACCCTTCACATCGCGTACGGAGCAGACCTCGACCGGCGTGGCCACATGGACCTCGATGTACGGAGTGCCGCCCTTCTGGTGGCGTCCCCGCACCGCCTCGCGGCTGTCGGCGAACGGCGCGATCACCGGCACCAGGACCTTCACGCCGTTGCGGGCGAGCAGTTCGGCGACGAAGCCGATGCGCTGCACGTTGGTGTGCCGGTCCTCGCGGCTGAAGCCGAGGCCCGCCGAGAGGAACTCGCGGATCTCGTCGCCGTCGAGCACCTCGACCTGGTGGCCGTCCTCGCCCAGCTTGCCGGCGAGCTCGTACGCGATGGTGGTCTTGCCCGCGCTGGGCAGACCGGTGAGCCAGATGGTGGCTCCGGTGGTCACGTGCTTCTCCTGAGGGTGTGTCTGGTCCTGAGCGTGTGTCTGGTCCTGAGCGCTTGTCCGAGTGGCCGTCATCAGTGGATCCCGCACTCGGTCTTGGCGTTGCCGGCCCAGCGTCCGGCGCGCGCGTCCTCGCCCTCCAGGAGGCGGCGGGTGCAGGGCGCGCAGCCCACGGAGCCGTAGCCGTCCATGAGGAGGGGGTTGGTGAGGACGCCGTGCTCGGTGACGTAGGCGTCGACGTCGTCCTGTGCCCAGCGGGCGATCGGCGAGACCTTGACCTTCTGCCGCTTCTCGTCCCAGCCGACGACCGGGGTGTTCGCCCGGGTCGGGGACTCGTCGCGGCGCAGGCCCGTCGCCCACGCGGCGTACGAAGTCAGGCCCTCCTCAAGGGGCTTGACCTTCCGCATGGCGCAGCACAGGTCGGGGTTCCGGTCGTGCAGCTGCGCGCCGAACTCGGCGTCCTGCTCGGCGACGCTCTGCCGCGGCGTGAGCGTGATGACGTTGACGTCCATCACGGCGGCGACGGCGTCGCGGGTGCCGATGGTCTCGGGGAAGTGGTAGCCGGTGTCGAGGAACACCACGTCAACGCCGGGGCGGGCGCGCGACGCGAGGTGGGCGACGACGGCGTCCTCCATGGAGGAGGTCACGCAGAAGCGGGTGCCGAAGGTGTCGACGGCCCACTGGAGGATTTCGAGCGCGGAAGCGTCTTCCAGATCCCGCCCGGCCTGCTCGGCGAGCGCCTTCAACTCGTCGTTCGTACGCTGTTCCGTAGCCTGAACAGCCGTCATATCTCTTCCCCTCCACCGCTGTTGCGCTGAACCCCACGGGCGAGCAGCCCGAGGAACTTCAACTGGAAGGCCCGGTTGCACGCGGCGCATTCCCAGGCGCCGTGGCCGGTCTCGTTGGGACGCAGGTCCTCGTCACCGCAGTAGGGGCAGTGGAAGGGGGCGGCACGCTCGCTCATGAGAGGGCCTCCTCGCTGGCGCGCGCGACCCAGGTGGCGAAGCGCTCGTCGTCCGCACGCTCCTTCTCGAAGCGCTTGAGGACCCGCTCCACGTAGTCGGGCAGCTCGGCCGAAGTGACCTTCAGGCCACGGACCTTGCGGCCGAACCCGGCTTCGAGCCCGAGCGCGCCGCCCAGGTGCACCTGGAAGCCCTCGACCTGGTTGCCGTCGGCGTCCAGGACCAGCTGGCCCTTG
Proteins encoded in this region:
- a CDS encoding phosphoadenylyl-sulfate reductase, encoding MTAVQATEQRTNDELKALAEQAGRDLEDASALEILQWAVDTFGTRFCVTSSMEDAVVAHLASRARPGVDVVFLDTGYHFPETIGTRDAVAAVMDVNVITLTPRQSVAEQDAEFGAQLHDRNPDLCCAMRKVKPLEEGLTSYAAWATGLRRDESPTRANTPVVGWDEKRQKVKVSPIARWAQDDVDAYVTEHGVLTNPLLMDGYGSVGCAPCTRRLLEGEDARAGRWAGNAKTECGIH
- the cysC gene encoding adenylyl-sulfate kinase, producing the protein MTATRTSAQDQTHAQDQTHPQEKHVTTGATIWLTGLPSAGKTTIAYELAGKLGEDGHQVEVLDGDEIREFLSAGLGFSREDRHTNVQRIGFVAELLARNGVKVLVPVIAPFADSREAVRGRHQKGGTPYIEVHVATPVEVCSVRDVKGLYAKQAAGEISGLTGVDDPYEAPESPDLRIESQDQTVQESAAALRALLIERGLA
- the cysD gene encoding sulfate adenylyltransferase subunit CysD, yielding MTTTVATVTEGTDSPYALSHLDALESEAVHIFREVAGEFERPVILFSGGKDSIVMLHLALKAFAPAAVPFSLLHVDTGHNFPEVIEYRDRVVAEHGLRLHVASVQDYIDAGKLRERPDGTRNPLQTVPLTEKIQSEKFDAVFGGGRRDEEKARAKERVFSLRDEFSQWDPRRQRPELWQLYNGRHAPGEHVRVFPLSNWTELDVWQYIAREGIELPEIYFAHERDVFKRSGMWLTAGEWGGPKDDETVEKRLIRYRTVGDMSCTGAVDSDATTLDAVIAEIAASRLTERGATRADDKLSEAAMEDRKREGYF